Proteins from a genomic interval of Cyclopterus lumpus isolate fCycLum1 chromosome 18, fCycLum1.pri, whole genome shotgun sequence:
- the kcnip4 gene encoding Kv channel-interacting protein 4 isoform X2 yields MLSVIWETEGLQTVGIVVLVFASIKLLHLLGLISFSEDSVEDELELSTVRHRPEGLEQLEAQTRFSRKELQILYRGFKNECPSGIVNEDTFKDIYAQFFPQGDASTYAHFLFNAFDNDHNGSVSFEDFVMGLSILLRGTIQEKLNWAFNLYDINKDGYITKEEMLDIMKAIYDMMGKCTYPVLKEETPRQHVEVFFQKMDKNKDGVVTIDEFIDCCQNDENIMQSMHLFENVL; encoded by the exons ATGCTGAGCGTGATCTGGGAGACAGAGGGGCTGCAGACGGTGGGCATCGTGGTGCTGGTGTTCGCCTCCATCAAGCTGCTGCACCTCCTGGGGCTCATCAGCTTCTCAGAGG acaGCGTTGAAGATGAGCTTGAACTATCTACAGTTCGCCATCGCCCCGAGGGACTGGAGCAGCTTGAAGCTCAGACACGTTTCTCCCGCAAGGAACTTCAGATCCTTTACCGCGGCTTCAAAAAT GAATGCCCCAGCGGAATCGTCAACGAGGATACCTTTAAAGACATCTACGCACAGTTCTTCCCACAAGGAG ATGCTTCGACGTACGCGCATTTCTTGTTCAATGCATTTGACAACGATCACAATGGCTCTGTGAGTTTTGAG GATTTTGTCATGGGCCTTTCTATCCTCCTGCGTGGCACGATCCAGGAAAAACTCAACTGGGCGTTCAACCTGTATGACATCAATAAAGATGGATACATCACTAAAGAG GAAATGCTGGACATCATGAAGGCCATCTACGACATGATGGGGAAATGCACATACCCTGTCCTCAAAGAAGAGACGCCGCGGCAGCATGTGGAAGTGTTCTTTCAG AAGATGGACAAGAATAAAGACGGAGTGGTGACCATCGACGAGTTCATCGACTGCTGCCAAAAT GATGAAAACATCATGCAATCGATGCACCTCTTCGAAAACGTTCTTTAA